The Heptranchias perlo isolate sHepPer1 chromosome 18, sHepPer1.hap1, whole genome shotgun sequence genomic interval TCAGCATGAGCAACTCCTTATCTTCAGTGATTTTAATCTTCCTCTAATGTCCCCTTGCCCTCTTTGCTTTGATTTCATTGCTGTCCTtaaacctcccacccccccaccctcaatataaactctcctacccatactcATGGCTACCCTGTCAATCTTAACATCTCCAAATTCCTTCATGGatttgcccttcctttccctgtAACGTCCTCCAGGGCTACAACTCCCCTCTTCCCTGAACTCCACTCATAATCTCTCCTTTTTTTAGCTTGGCATCTGCTTTTCATTACATCTTTGAGAAGGGAATTTTTTCCCACATTAAAGGctctaaataaatacaagttgttgttgctgtttcaAATTTCtcaggatagtttgggacagattgtgtgtgtgggtggagggaaggaagagaaaaaacaacAGTTCTAAAGCTACAAGATCATAACATTGTTTAAAGGAGCTGCCCCCAAAGACTCAGTAGGTATATGCATTGCATGGTGTGGTAATAAACAATACAGACTAGGAAGGTTTCAGGTTCAATTCTTTATTTTTAATGAATTCGTTGATTTCACTAGCACAGAAagtgggcactacaattggcctcttaGGCTAAGGAGTGGAAAAAATTAAACAACGTTCGCACTCCTGATTACCGTCCAGAGgctgaaccccctcccccaccatctgaAAAGCAAACACaatggtgaggataggatcaggttcAGTTGTGGTGCCTCCCACCCATCATCAATAGCCTGCCAAAAATCATGTTCTGCTTAACCATGGAGCTGTGTCCCAGCAGAAACTACAGTCATGAGGAAGGAGGGGAATGGAAAAATAACAAATTTACACTACTAATCAATGTAAGTAGACATGTTAAAATAAACCAACTTAAAATGTATGTATATTTGAGATATATTAAAATGCTTTCACTTCCTACCTGTCTGTTAATTATGGTGTCATTGCACTGAAGGTACGAGGAATTGAAAACATCATCCACTTTATTTGGGGTTTTAATTCCTTGTTAATTTTTCATCCCCATTTATTTCCTTAAGGCAGTGCCTTCTCACTGGTGTATGGCTCCATGGAAGCCAATCACCTTCTGAAATCTTGTccatggccattattcatgtgtaagccttgacagtgagtgccagcaggctatcCACCATGGACTAAATTAGAGCCAAGCTTAacatgtcctcacctgatgtccagccACACATACGCTTTGCAGAGCTTGCTTGAtggtgatcagaagtgggaatccAGGTAGATTTTTTCTTCACTAATCAATGgtcactgaggccaaatgtagtgCCAGTCTTAGCTGGTATCAGCTAACTGAGCAATGACTGATAATTAAATCTGAGACTTTTAGTTTGTAAGGGATTTTTGTTTTCAACATTCTTTGCACATTTCTTCTTTTAATTTGTGGATAGTGCAAAGCGACCTTGGAAGAATTCATTTTTGGAGGAAGTAAGCAAATtgcaacagaattttttttttaaaagatcatcaatttgtttttaaaatatttaaaaggagcagtaggcttTAATTTGACATTGCTTGTGATGGAATTGCTAAAAGTCTGATTCTGGCAGCAATATTAACACCCTACAAAGGTGAGGAACATGCAACAGAGATCTGCTGAAGTCATTCATATTCAGAATGGTAGCCCTGGCTGGGTGTGAGTACAGTAACAAATGTGCAGACGTCCCAGTGTACCATGGCAGACATTATAGGTTAATTATCAGGTCGATATATCTAGTTAACTTAAACACATTATGGAGGGACCACCTAAGTTATAGAGAGCAACTGCTTAATTGGAAATATATAAActttgagagagagatagatatttaAAATATCAAGAAATCACATTATATTTCAAAAGTAAACTGAAAATTGTTTTGGATTTACATCCTCTCCCTCCAACTGTTCTTCCAATTTCCCTCCTTAACCTCTCCTCAATACAGCAACTCAGGTTGGTGTATATTTCCACAAGCAACAGCTGTCCAGTACTAAATCAAAGGGGCCAATCACCACATGACCCTGGCCAGTGAATGTCACCAGGCTATTCTCCTGGTGTTCACACAAATACACGTTCCTGCAGGGGCCACTGGACATCAACTGGGAACAGGAaatttcctccctccccatccaagAGGACAATGAGGGCTGAAATAAGCCAAGTCAACTGagtaccacaccaggcagtgcatttatcAACTCAGCCATGGGAAACTGGAGTACAGTATTATGACCTGATATAGATTTGTTGCATTTTTAAACAAGGTTTAATTGTGGCTTTAGCACGATTATTGCAGAGCCATGTTACTTTAAATATCAGCTATATGGATTGGCGTGCCCAAAGCAACTTTCACTGTCTCGCCTGATAACGCCTTTCCAATGGAAAGGTCGAACGTTTCCCGGATTCCAAAACTTTACAGTTGATGATCATAAGATCACTTACATGCAAGTAACTGGAGAATCACTAGTCACTCTCTTTAACTCAAACGTAAGCACTTTCCAATGCATTTCATGAGTGCACCCAAGCAAAAAGTATCTGCGTAAAATAATTTagaatttctttctttttacatccAGTCAAAAATCCAAATATTTACAACACATCAAGGAAAATGTTTTTTATGCCCGATAGAGCAGCAATTCTGTTTTCTATTACATCATGGGCTCCTTTTTATGTCTTATCCTGTACAAAAAATGAATTTCTTATATCTCTAGCATTGTGTTCAATGCTTTGAACAGGCAAAAGCTTCCAATTGCAGGAAATTTCTCATTATGTAAAGGCAAGAGATAGAAGGCTAACTGCTTTGCCTTTACGGTTGTATTTGAGAAGACTTTCAACACCTCACTAGTATTATGAGTCTATAAGTTTTAGCCAACTCTATGAGACACTGCCAAAAGTTGCCTTTTTGCAAAGATTTCCAAATTAAAGTAAACTTTAATTTAGTCTGAGGTGCAGCAAATTAAAACAATAGCATAAACGAAAGTGTAACGCATACCTTATTTTAATAAGGAGGGAGCAGAGAGATGAATTattatttccaaattttttttgATAAGATTCCCGTGTAAAATtaccagttatattaaaacataatTTAGCCAACACTTGGAGTTGGAATTGTTGCTTATCCAGGCCAGCCCAAAGGGGGCAGTCTATTATTTGTTCCCATTAAAGTTGATTAAGAACAACAACTTGGAAAAAGACAAAATTGATGAGAAGGCGTGGTTTCTTCTAACAGCCAACAATATGACGTATGGACAGACGAGTCTCACCTTCACCCACCGGGGCGGGGGAAGTAAAGAGAACCTGCATTCATTAcattgaaatataaaaaacaTTTTGCACCATTACCGAAATTAACCGGAAGGTGTTTTCCTTTGAGTTTAGCACATGCCCACGTAAACTCCTACTCTCCTTGCTCTCTTCTGCAAAATCACCTATTATCTTTCTGACTAAATGTACATATATAATTTAAGGGAAATATAGCGAGAAACTCATTTTTGTACCTTACTGCCCCCTAAAAAAATTCCTGCAATCCCAAAAGCCCATCCTCTGGATTTCTTTAATAGGCCTTTCTACTGATGGTGGGTGAACACTGTGCACAACGTGCATGCACTGCGTCCAAACCCCCAATAAATTTGTCACAGATATATATGGAATAAATTGACAAGAATATACCCGCAATCATTAAGGTACAGGCATTATTCATCTTCAAACATGGTTGTGTCATTCGAATTTTTACTTATACTTTGACACAACAAAAATTGTCACTTCCCCCTTTTTTGCTCATCCTCGGGCCAATTTGAAAGTGTCGCACATGCGCTCTGCTAGACGATCCCACCACACTGGTGACAGTCTCCTCCCCCGCCCGTCCCTTTAAAGgcctctttctgtctcccttgttttttttaagttaacTCTTTGATGTTAGGCATCCGGGTTGACAACATGGCTAGTTTCACACCTTAATCACAACGTGTTTTCTTATATATTGTTTGGGGTTAAGGAGCGGCGCCGTCGTTTCTTCAAACGATAAAGATAATTTTATTATGTGATCTGTGGTAACATGTCCAGGAATAATACAAGTACATAAAACAAGGTCAAGATATTATAAAAACTAAAGATTTTATATGAAATGCAAATCTGTTTTAGTTACTCACAATTAACAAAGTAACAGAAAAATGCCACGAATGTCATTTAAATAGCTGGGGGAAATAAAGTTAAAATTAATCAACAACCATTGCATCAAATATGGAAAATATgtgtttttgtttaatttttcgGGGTTATAAATCTGTACCAATGTGTTCTGTTCTCGGGAGTAAAAATACTGCAATTACGTACAATCGATCTGTAGTTAAGTACATCTGATGAGTTGATTCGCGCTAAAAAGAGCCTTTAAAGTCTGAAATGCGAAGAGTAGAAAATTATGTGTCCAGATTTTCATGCAAAGATCGGATCAATAATCTGCATTATTTTGTGTTAAAAGGTTACGTGGTCACTGTGCAATGTGTTCTCGATTATTTCGAAAATCTGGGGGTTGCTGAATGATTTAAATCCAGATTTTTAAGAATTTGAACAATCACCGTCCTTAAAATCAGAAATGTGTTCATTTTAATTTAAATAGAGAGCAATTGACAATGAAACGTGCGCACTTCACTGCTGCCCGGTAATCTTGGGGATTTCCAAGTGTCCTGTACACAGGGAACCAAAGGGTTAATGTAAAGTGAACTGAATTGTAAGAACTTGGTTACCTAGGGAACTATTCTTACCGTTCCATCTGAGCGAGACCAACTGCACGCTCAACGACGGGGGGAGTCAGAGCACACCCGACGTAATGTTTTAACTCTTCGAtcgtttatttttctcttttaaacAAAAGCACATAGACTAAATGGGCACATCAACCCTTTTCTAAGCAAAGCATGAGGTTTGAGTTCTGGCAATGCGattcttttctgtttttaatttccgGGGACACCCCCGCAATGGAAAATGCTGCGCGCCTGCCAAGTTGGTTTGAAAAGATCAGACAAAGGCCGCAGGAAGCCCTTCGGCTGCCGGGCGTGAGAGCtcagatatgggggggggggttggttacaataataaaaaaaaagttagcagcccgggttatttttaaattttaaagtaaTGCAAGCCTCGATGAAAATGCATCGGCAGCTGTGCCTTTGGGCCGAGACCCGAGAGTTTTAAAGCTGGGTTTTTCGGATGCGCCGACGGGGTTTAGTGTTTGAATCCGACTGCGCAACCAGCAGCAGCAGACGGGTCACGTGACGCAGTCCCGGGGATCGCGAATTGatcgattggcaaaaaaaaagagagcgagagaaagggagaggggccaGTGGGAAATCGGTCAAAAAATATGGAGACGCACATCTCGTGTCTCTTCCCGGAGATTTTAGCCATGATCTTCAGTTATTTGGACGTGAGGGACAAAGGGCGAGCGGCACAAGTGTGTACGGCTTGGAGGGACGCTGCTTACCACAAATCCGTCTGGAGGGGGGTTGAAGCCAAGTTGCATTTGAGGAGAGCCAACCCTTCCCTTTTCCCTAGTCTGCAGGCGAGGGGCATCAGGCGGGTGCAGATCCTCAGCCTGCGGCGCAGCCTGAGCTATGTGATCCAAGGCATGCCCAACATCGAGAGCCTCAACCTCAGCGGCTGCTACAACTTGACAGACATCGGCCTGGGACACGCTTTCGTGCAAGAGATCCCGTCTCTCAACGTGCTGAACCTTAGTCTCTGCAAACAGATCACGGACAGCAGCCTGGGCAGGATCGCACAATATCTCAAGAACCTGGAGGTGCTGGAGCTGGGCGGCTGCAGCAATATCACCAACACCGGCCTTCTGCTTATTGCCTGGGGCTTGCACAGACTCAAGAGCCTGAATTTGAGGAGCTGCCGGCATGTTTCGGACGTAGGGATCGGCCATTTGGCAGGCATGACTAGAAGCGCTGCGGAAGGCTGCTTAAACCTGGAGTATCTGACTTTACAAGACTGCCAGAAACTCTCGGATCTGTCCTTAAAACACATCTCCAAAGGCCTGACCAAACTCAAGGTACTCAACCTGAGTTTCTGCGGGGGGATTTCAGACGCGGGTATGTTGCACCTATCACACATGACGAGTTTGTGGAGTCTCAACCTGAGGTCCTGTGACAACATCAGCGATACCGGGATCATGCATTTAGCCATGGGCAGTTTGAGACTGACCGGGTTGGACGTTTCCTTCTGCGATAAGATAGGCGATCAGAGCCTGGCTTACATCGCGCAAGGCTTGTATCAGCTCAAATCGCTTTCCCTCTGCTCCTGCCACATAAGTGATGACGGCATCAACAAAATGGCCCGGCAGATGCACGAATTAAGGACCCTAAATATCGGCCAGTGTGTGCGGATTACAGACAAAGGACTGGAGCTCATAGCTGACCACTTGACCCAGCTGACGGGCATTGATCTGTACGGCTGCACAAAAATCACCAAAAGGGGATTGGAAAGAATAACGCAACTGCCCTGCCTTAAAGTTCTTAACTTGGGACTCTGGCAGATGACTGAAAGTGAAAAAGTAAGGTGAAAATTTTTGTTTAAACAAACACTTAAGAATCGCCGCCattgctgtcaaaacaggaaTATTCTGTTGTTTTTTCTCCAAAAATTATGACTTTAAAACCGCAGAAAACAAAAATGGTGTTCGTTTTGTTGTAACTTACACGACAAATTATTTCCACACTGTGCTATCAAATAAGTTGCAGTATTCCCATCCTTCAACATAGTTTTCACAACAAAACAAAAAGTAATTTTGACGCTGGTCACAGTTGGTTCTGGAATCTGGTTCATACTTTTTGTTTTGTAGATGGTATGCATATTGCTGATAGACACATTCAAGGCTACCTCGTTTTTTTTTTGTGCCCTGAAATTGAGGAGTTACACAGTACGATCTGTGCCTAGAGCAACGTTTCCCATCCCCTCCTCTGGTTGGTCTACAGCGTTACTACCCTTTTGcggacaaaaaaatatatatataaattcaatGAAAATAAGTTGGctggaaaaaaattacaaagaaTCTATGAAGCACACATGACGCTGGTTTTCGCAGTCCTGGCTGCACCCAAGTCAAAACCACAAACTATAGTTTTATGCAAAGGAAGCAAAAAAAATAACTGAAGTTGGAATCTAGACGCCTTGAGCTGGCAGCTGTACaggcttttttttttggtcaaCATTTACAACAGTTATGGGgacttcttttttttcccctcttttcaGAAATTATTAAAGCCTGTTCTACCTTAAATAGGACGACCACGTCAAGTGAAGAATCATCGATTCCCGAGGATTGAATGCCTGTCAGGGCCATGATGCAGAGACAGGCAGTTGCTGAAGGAAAAAAATATCCTGCTGATCAACCTATATTTGAAttgtactgtatgtgaatttGTAAATGATACTTAAACGTTTTATATTCTTACAGTAAACGTTAAAAAAGctgatatttatataataaagacGGGAAAATATGAAGTAtgttttggaaaaaaaagaaGTGTCAGTGCCCCCATTGTGTGTGATCATTTTGAAAAGTACGGTGGTGGAAGTGGGCCAATGGCGCCTTGTTGTCAGTGGCGAGATGTAATCGAGGGCAGCTTTGTGGAGCCCTGCTCTGTCTGATCAGGTTTCCTTTTCATCCGGATGGTCTTACTCTCTACATTAGATACCATATCCTGCAACTTTCCAGATGATTTCTGGCGCATTTTattaaaagggggggggggcgagaaaaaaAAGGGAGGTTGATGGGCTGGGCGAGCCTGATGCTGGCGCTGCATTGTTGGGCAAAGTTAAAAAGCTACAGCGCTCTCCTTTTCTGCCTGCCCGCTCATGCATACCAAATGGCTTAGTGTGCGGCTCCCTCAGGATTCTCGTCCTGCCCCGAGTTTTGTTTTAGCATTCCTGTCCACTTCTGAGTGCGTTTAATCGGCTTTTCAAGCAGAAGGAAGCAAGGCTGCTCCTAGACTGACTCACAACAGCAGTTACAAAAAATTTGTGGGTAGGGAAAAGAAATTAATAATTTTACAAGTTGCAGTAGATGTGAAAGTGATTTCAAtacgctgttttttaaaaaaaataacccgTGTTTTAATGAGCATTTTAAAGGTTTCACACCCGCTTTCATAATTTTTAATTCATAAGGCAGTTCAGTTCGCGTTATTTTAACAGGCCCGAATTTCGTTTTGAACAGATATTAAATGTagcaaaacatttttcttttaacaACTTCTTGGTCGAATATGGCCTTTGAAAAAGAAAAGAGCTTTGCTGTGGTTCCCCCAGCCTGGAATTTTCCAGCCACCATTTTAATAAGTATTCCTAAATTTACCCTGGTGGGTTTTCTTTCTTGAGGTAGAAATGGCCTCAAGCTGCCCGGAGTACCTTCTGGCACAACTCTGAATATCATCAGATTGTACGTGAGGTATTGATGGGCGATGTGCTGTCTGCTTTTTATAACTGCTCCTTCCTAAATCCATCATAggttaattttgttttaaaatgcaaTTTTTATTAATTTCAAGTCAATTAGAACTCAAATTATTTAAAAAAGACAGCAGGTCATTTTCATCTTGAGTTTACTATTTTCGGCTAACTTCACTGGAAGACACAGAACAAATACCCTACTAAAATGCTGGAGGTTTTTTTAGAACAAATCTTTTCAGTACAAGGCCAATATGCAGCTCATGTCAGAAATGGAGTAAATGGGGAGGAGACAAGGAAATGGATGTCACCACTCCTGGGACAGTATTCCCATTTTGTATTCTGTAAATCAAAAATTCCTAAGCCTTGGTCACTTTCCTGCCCTTCCAGTGCGAGGAATGTCAGAGTCAGCTTCACATGATAACattcaaacagaaatgagatgagatgatggCTAGAACTGAGAATGGGGGAATACATCATTTTTAATTTGAGGATATATTTCAATATAAGCCAAAAGCAGACCCCCATTAAGTAGGATATGTCTGCACTTGAATCTCAAACACAAACTGTTATCGCCAACTTTTTATATCAGACAATTTTAACTCATCCATTTGCAATCTTTAGTAGATGCATCTTCTGCATTAGAAATGCATCTATTTCAAATTGTCTTTCACCAAATCTAATTCACACATATATAAAATATCATATTTTAATTAACTCTGCGTATGCTGGGGTTAGGGTATTTGCAGTAGATACTTCTAAATGTCTCTTAAAAGGAAAGGTACAAGTATGGCTGAAATTCATTTTTATACACATACCTGATCCCTCAGCAAACAGCTGGGAAGAAAGTGCATGTGTGCCCTGGGCAGGCTAGAGTCCTTAAAGATGCCAGATAAAATTAAATTCACCCCTTGGTGATAAGACACCCTTCATCCCCAAATAACAAAATAGGTCAATAATTATGCAATCATGTTCATGACTTGTGAATAATTGTTTTCACCAAACAGAGCCATTTCATAACGAGGTTTCTAGTGTGTGAGTCCATTAACACCAAAAATGTGTTGAAACAACTAGCAGCCATTCCAGGTTCATAATGTCTTGTGTATGAAAGGGTAACATGTGACCACATAACCAGCACTGGGCAGGTTGTGGTGTATAATGTTACCCACAAGCTGCCTTACAGAGGGATTTCAGTCAAGTCAATTTTTATTAACGAAAGGTAGATTTAGAGACAGCGATAGATACTAGATCTACAACTATTCCTTAATTACTGGAGACTCCTGTCTACAATAGGGATCTAGATACTCAATGGCCACTCTGATAGGATCAGATCTTAGAATAGATCTTATCTTAAAAGCACTATGTCAAACTATTTTATACAATGCAGAATATGATCGTTACAATCTAACAAGTTCAATCTGGTTaagattaactttttaaaaattacatcaaGGTTAAAACCAAATTTCTTTCTATACTATAATATGTAGAATAATGTATAGGTACAAACCAGCAAGGTGACCTAGTAATTTTATCCAGGCATCCAGGTAATGTTAAACAGCAGCAGTATAGTTCCAGTATTTTATGTAAATCTGGACTCCCAAGAGTAAAGTACACCCTTTTACTCATATTTTAATTGACACTTACCATTAATTTGTGGTATTCCAAGGGATACTGAGAATAAACCCCTGGTCAGAGTGGCATGCTCTGTTATTGACAGTTGCACTACATTAGTGCAGACATTCCATTGATTAAATATTATGGAATAACTGCACAATAATATACTAATGTTTTATGGGAGGGTATGAGAATGGAATTACTTGCAATGCTTAAAATCAAAtagtgagaagttttttttaatatatattttattgcATTATCTAGTAATATTGTCCTGGCTACAAAGCAAATATCTAATTGGTACACATTGATAGACTACACCTTACTGGATGTTACCATTCCAATATTTAGATGCAGGTGTTAAACACATTTTAGCATTCTGAGCTTAACAGTGATTTGATTGTTTTTAAGACTATTAGAGCAACTCTCATCAATTGCCACTAGATGTCTTTAGTATAATTTGAAAACCTGAACTGTTGATATGAAATGGCAAAAAactcattttttatttttgttgttgAGAGTGGAAATCAACTTTAATCAAATACTGTTGGCTTTT includes:
- the LOC137335000 gene encoding F-box/LRR-repeat protein 14, whose product is METHISCLFPEILAMIFSYLDVRDKGRAAQVCTAWRDAAYHKSVWRGVEAKLHLRRANPSLFPSLQARGIRRVQILSLRRSLSYVIQGMPNIESLNLSGCYNLTDIGLGHAFVQEIPSLNVLNLSLCKQITDSSLGRIAQYLKNLEVLELGGCSNITNTGLLLIAWGLHRLKSLNLRSCRHVSDVGIGHLAGMTRSAAEGCLNLEYLTLQDCQKLSDLSLKHISKGLTKLKVLNLSFCGGISDAGMLHLSHMTSLWSLNLRSCDNISDTGIMHLAMGSLRLTGLDVSFCDKIGDQSLAYIAQGLYQLKSLSLCSCHISDDGINKMARQMHELRTLNIGQCVRITDKGLELIADHLTQLTGIDLYGCTKITKRGLERITQLPCLKVLNLGLWQMTESEKVR